A genomic window from Sulfurospirillum multivorans DSM 12446 includes:
- the ccsA gene encoding cytochrome c biogenesis protein CcsA, producing MKFISLLGKHFFSYPFILFMLFILGLGAGVATFIESAYDTQSAKVVVYDALWYEGVMLLLTLSLLGIIYKNKMWKKFGAFVLHVAFVAILIGAALTRYFGYEGVIHIREGLSEHEMLSVQPYFQIRTEKELFEYPLALAQLGNNAFSYSEMIDGKVLHVNYKSFHAGSKGELSSLMVEATYDNKLKTVKIEGGAGWIEPPTLLRFDDVEIALSWGSKVVELPFSFKLIKFELERYPGSKSPSSYASEIEVLDKAEERALPYRIFMNHPLHYKGYTFFQSSYDTDEKGTILEVNKDPGKWPTYFGYFLLCVGFIGNFFTKGSRFLKLRAFLQKSALALLLPLLLSSSLPLKADTTDSLELFRKNSYEHANGAFSALLVQDYAGRIKPISTEAVEIVHKIAGKSSLFGLSPEQMILGMSSNAALWQELPIIKLSNTNIKKVLSLPPETEYVSFASMFDDEGYYKLAKQVSAANQKAGSKRDTFDNDVIKFDEKLNIAYLTLKGVFFKFIPIPNDATHTWIAPNDAFSNPMVSREVKSTLNDYFVALQEGVANNHWENANKALSLLKENQRIQSGEIMPSETRIRAEVLYNHMGLFQKLVGFYFLLGFGAFALAVFSIFTCKRYPRLEKVVLSLFIAAFIVHTFGLALRWYISGHAPWSDSYESMVYIGWSASFAGVMVFRKSILSLAAAAILAAIVMLVAHMSFVNPQITNLVPVLKSYWLTIHVSVITASYGFLGMGALLGLITLVLMMLKNKKNASLMNEQIRHLVAINEISLIIGLCMLTIGNFFGGIWANESWGRYWGWDPKETWSFVSIIVYALILHLRFIPKLNSVYLFSIVSLLGYSSIMMTYFGVNFYLTGMHSYAATGASPAVPSFVYYTLLCVVALCALAYKGRDVKTI from the coding sequence ATGAAGTTTATATCCCTTTTAGGAAAACATTTTTTTTCGTATCCGTTTATCCTCTTCATGTTGTTTATTTTGGGTTTGGGTGCAGGCGTTGCGACGTTTATCGAGAGTGCTTACGACACCCAAAGTGCTAAAGTCGTGGTTTATGATGCCTTATGGTACGAAGGGGTGATGCTTCTGCTCACCCTCTCATTGCTTGGCATTATTTACAAAAACAAAATGTGGAAAAAGTTTGGTGCGTTTGTTCTTCATGTCGCCTTCGTTGCGATTTTAATAGGAGCTGCATTGACGCGTTACTTTGGGTATGAGGGTGTGATTCATATCCGCGAAGGGTTGAGCGAACATGAGATGCTCAGCGTTCAGCCTTATTTTCAAATTAGAACCGAAAAAGAGCTTTTTGAGTACCCACTTGCTTTAGCACAACTGGGTAACAATGCCTTTTCGTACAGCGAAATGATCGATGGAAAAGTTTTACATGTAAACTACAAAAGCTTCCATGCTGGCTCCAAAGGTGAACTGAGTTCATTGATGGTGGAAGCAACGTATGATAATAAATTAAAAACAGTGAAAATCGAAGGCGGCGCTGGCTGGATTGAGCCGCCAACCTTGCTTCGCTTTGATGATGTCGAAATAGCCCTTTCATGGGGTTCAAAAGTGGTTGAATTGCCATTCTCTTTTAAACTGATTAAGTTTGAACTAGAGCGCTACCCAGGTTCAAAAAGTCCCTCTTCGTACGCCAGTGAGATCGAAGTTCTGGACAAAGCAGAAGAGAGAGCCTTGCCGTACCGCATTTTTATGAACCATCCTTTGCACTATAAAGGGTACACTTTTTTCCAATCTTCCTATGATACAGACGAGAAAGGAACGATTTTGGAAGTGAACAAGGATCCAGGCAAATGGCCGACTTATTTTGGGTATTTTCTGCTCTGTGTTGGCTTTATCGGCAACTTTTTTACCAAAGGAAGCAGGTTTCTAAAACTGCGCGCCTTTTTGCAAAAAAGCGCTTTAGCCCTTCTTTTGCCACTGCTTTTAAGTTCAAGCTTGCCTTTAAAAGCAGACACGACAGACTCTCTGGAACTGTTTCGTAAAAACTCGTATGAGCACGCCAATGGCGCATTTAGCGCTCTGTTGGTGCAAGATTACGCGGGGCGTATCAAGCCCATTAGCACCGAAGCTGTTGAAATTGTCCATAAAATAGCAGGTAAAAGCTCCCTTTTTGGGTTGAGCCCTGAGCAGATGATCTTGGGTATGAGCTCCAACGCTGCTCTTTGGCAAGAGCTTCCCATCATCAAGCTCTCCAATACAAACATTAAAAAAGTGCTCAGTTTACCACCTGAAACCGAATATGTGAGTTTCGCCTCCATGTTTGATGATGAGGGCTATTATAAATTGGCAAAACAGGTCAGTGCTGCCAATCAAAAAGCTGGGTCCAAACGCGATACCTTTGATAACGATGTAATTAAATTCGATGAAAAGCTCAACATCGCGTACCTTACCCTCAAAGGGGTCTTTTTTAAATTTATTCCGATCCCCAACGATGCAACGCACACATGGATCGCTCCTAATGATGCGTTTAGCAATCCAATGGTGAGCCGTGAAGTCAAAAGTACCCTCAATGATTACTTTGTAGCACTGCAAGAGGGTGTAGCCAATAATCACTGGGAAAATGCCAACAAAGCACTCTCACTGCTTAAAGAAAATCAACGCATCCAAAGCGGTGAGATCATGCCAAGTGAAACACGTATTCGTGCTGAAGTGCTGTACAACCACATGGGATTGTTTCAAAAACTCGTTGGGTTTTACTTCTTGCTTGGCTTTGGCGCGTTTGCACTGGCGGTCTTTTCCATCTTTACATGTAAACGTTATCCACGCCTTGAAAAGGTCGTTTTATCGCTTTTTATCGCAGCCTTTATCGTCCATACGTTTGGTTTGGCTCTGAGGTGGTACATCTCAGGGCATGCGCCTTGGAGTGATTCGTACGAGTCGATGGTGTATATCGGTTGGTCGGCAAGTTTTGCAGGTGTGATGGTCTTTCGCAAGTCCATTCTCTCTTTAGCTGCTGCTGCGATTTTAGCGGCGATTGTGATGCTTGTTGCACACATGAGCTTTGTCAATCCACAGATCACCAACCTTGTGCCAGTGTTAAAATCGTACTGGCTCACCATCCACGTTTCGGTCATTACGGCAAGTTACGGCTTTTTGGGTATGGGCGCACTGCTTGGGTTGATTACGTTGGTGTTAATGATGCTAAAAAACAAAAAGAATGCTTCGCTTATGAACGAGCAGATCAGGCATTTGGTCGCGATCAATGAGATCAGCCTGATTATCGGGCTTTGTATGCTTACCATCGGCAATTTTTTTGGAGGCATCTGGGCAAATGAGTCGTGGGGACGTTACTGGGGTTGGGACCCAAAAGAGACATGGTCGTTTGTCTCGATCATCGTCTATGCGCTCATTTTGCATCTTCGCTTTATCCCCAAACTAAACTCCGTGTATCTTTTTTCAATAGTATCGCTTTTGGGGTACAGTTCCATTATGATGACCTATTTTGGGGTCAATTTTTACCTCACAGGCATGCACTCGTACGCCGCAACGGGGGCGAGTCCTGCTGTTCCTAGTTTTGTCTATTACACACTATTATGCGTAGTTGCTCTGTGTGCCTTGGCGTATAAGGGTAGAGATGTTAAAACAATTTAG